One part of the Sorangiineae bacterium MSr11954 genome encodes these proteins:
- a CDS encoding efflux RND transporter permease subunit: MNITDVSIKNPVFAWMLMAATVLFGIVAMTRIGVSQYPDVDNPNITVSLSWPGASPPAVERQIVEPIEQAISQVEGVQSLAAQARSGSARITATFDMSRDVDLALQDIQARVAQTQRSLPKDVQAPTVSKSNPDDTAILTIGVSGPFSRQMLADAARYQVQERLQTVPGVGQITLNGVVDRNVRIWLDASKLAEKGVVANDIISAISREHVEVPGGQLMSGGRALDVRLLGEALDLDTFRRLVVKRSKPAPVYLEDVASVEDGFADATSVALLDGVPFQALGVLKQRGTNAIAVATGVRQRVAEIQSSLPEGMKVDILFDSTTFIEESVHEIELELVMAVVLTAFVCWLFLGSLSSTMNVVLAIPMSLLGTIAVVYFFGFTLNTFTLLGLSLAVGLVVDDAVMVMENIFRHAEMGKDKKQASSDGTKEITFAALAATLAVIAIFLPVVFMKGVIGRFFFQFGVTLSVAVMLSYFEAITLAPARCSQMLTTSREGRSRVGRAADAAFSWLERFYARIIGAALRRPNTVLLAAIAILGASLALVKLVPTEFVPSQDQSRLTVRVQTEGGSSIEAAAPLLAKVEERLAKHLEIEHTMVTLSAANGQYTLNLVPPDKRKSSAQQLMAVLRKELSGIAGVRASIQDPSQQSFGAAKGSPVAFTVRGSDWDQLVAASTKLQGDLEASGVAVDLSSDYRVGSPELQIIPDRARATELGISVSELGSTVSALVGGNTVGKFTTGGRRIDIRMRLLASQRSRPEDLSLIQMRTATGQLVPMSMVVTQREEPVLQTISHLDRERAISINGNVGPGRSQQEAMAKVMELAKELPMGIHVVATGQASQLEETTSGLWFALGIGILVAYMVLASQFNSFLHPVTVLTILPLAVAGAVMGLVVSGKSLNLFSMIGLLLLMGIVKKNAILLVEYANHVREHEPHLGATEAMKKAGPLRLRPILMTTVATMMAAVPPILGLGPGTETRSPMAAAVLGGLTVSTILSLVVVPAFYVVTDRLKTRLAARLFTARAPSP; this comes from the coding sequence GTGAACATCACCGACGTCTCCATCAAGAACCCGGTGTTCGCGTGGATGCTCATGGCCGCCACGGTGCTCTTCGGCATCGTGGCGATGACCCGCATCGGGGTGAGCCAGTACCCGGACGTCGACAACCCGAACATCACGGTCTCGCTCTCATGGCCCGGCGCCTCGCCGCCGGCGGTGGAGCGCCAGATCGTGGAGCCCATCGAGCAGGCCATCTCGCAGGTGGAGGGGGTGCAGTCGCTCGCCGCGCAGGCGCGCTCGGGCAGCGCGCGCATCACGGCCACGTTCGACATGTCGCGCGACGTCGATCTCGCGCTGCAGGACATTCAGGCGCGGGTGGCGCAGACCCAGCGCTCGCTCCCCAAAGACGTGCAGGCGCCCACCGTCTCCAAGTCGAACCCCGACGACACGGCCATCCTGACCATCGGCGTCTCGGGCCCCTTTTCGCGGCAGATGCTGGCCGATGCGGCGCGCTACCAAGTGCAGGAGCGGCTGCAAACTGTGCCCGGCGTGGGGCAGATCACCTTGAATGGCGTGGTCGATCGCAATGTCCGCATTTGGCTCGACGCCAGCAAGCTCGCGGAGAAGGGCGTGGTGGCGAACGACATCATCAGCGCCATTTCTCGGGAGCACGTCGAGGTGCCGGGCGGGCAGCTCATGAGCGGCGGGCGTGCGCTCGACGTGCGCCTGCTCGGCGAGGCGCTCGATCTGGACACCTTCCGGCGGCTGGTGGTGAAGCGCTCCAAGCCCGCGCCGGTGTACTTGGAGGACGTCGCCAGCGTCGAAGATGGCTTCGCCGACGCCACCAGCGTCGCCCTGCTCGACGGCGTGCCCTTTCAGGCGCTGGGCGTGCTCAAACAGCGCGGCACCAACGCCATCGCCGTGGCCACCGGGGTGCGTCAGCGGGTGGCCGAGATTCAGAGCAGCCTCCCCGAGGGCATGAAGGTCGACATCCTGTTCGACTCGACGACCTTCATCGAGGAGTCGGTCCACGAGATCGAGCTGGAGCTGGTGATGGCGGTGGTGCTGACGGCCTTCGTATGCTGGCTCTTTCTCGGCTCGCTCTCCAGCACGATGAACGTGGTGCTCGCGATCCCCATGTCGCTCTTGGGCACCATCGCGGTGGTGTACTTCTTCGGCTTCACCTTGAACACCTTCACCCTGCTCGGCCTGTCCTTGGCCGTCGGCCTGGTGGTCGACGACGCGGTGATGGTCATGGAGAACATTTTTCGGCACGCCGAGATGGGCAAGGACAAGAAGCAAGCCTCGAGCGACGGCACCAAGGAGATCACCTTCGCGGCGCTGGCGGCGACCCTCGCGGTCATCGCCATCTTTTTGCCGGTGGTCTTCATGAAGGGCGTCATCGGTCGCTTCTTCTTCCAATTCGGCGTGACCCTCTCGGTGGCCGTGATGCTCTCGTACTTCGAGGCCATCACCTTGGCGCCGGCGCGCTGCTCGCAGATGCTCACCACCTCGCGCGAAGGCCGCAGCCGGGTGGGGCGCGCGGCCGACGCGGCGTTCTCGTGGCTGGAGCGCTTCTACGCCCGGATCATCGGGGCTGCGCTCCGGCGGCCGAACACCGTGCTGCTCGCCGCCATCGCCATTTTGGGGGCGTCGCTCGCGTTGGTGAAGCTCGTCCCCACGGAGTTCGTGCCGTCGCAAGACCAGAGCCGGCTCACGGTGCGGGTGCAGACGGAGGGCGGCTCGTCGATCGAAGCGGCGGCGCCGCTCCTGGCGAAGGTGGAGGAGCGCCTGGCGAAGCACCTCGAGATTGAGCACACCATGGTGACCCTGTCGGCTGCCAACGGGCAGTACACGTTGAACTTGGTGCCGCCGGACAAGCGCAAATCGAGCGCGCAACAGCTCATGGCGGTGCTCCGCAAGGAGCTCTCGGGCATCGCGGGGGTGCGCGCATCCATTCAGGATCCATCCCAGCAAAGCTTCGGCGCCGCCAAAGGCTCGCCGGTGGCGTTCACCGTGCGCGGCTCGGACTGGGACCAGCTCGTCGCCGCCTCCACGAAGCTGCAGGGCGATCTGGAGGCGAGCGGCGTCGCCGTGGATTTGAGCTCCGATTACCGGGTCGGCTCGCCGGAGCTCCAGATCATCCCCGACCGGGCGCGGGCCACGGAGCTGGGCATTTCGGTCTCCGAATTGGGGAGCACGGTGAGCGCGTTGGTGGGCGGCAACACGGTGGGCAAGTTCACGACGGGCGGGCGCCGCATCGATATCCGCATGCGGCTCCTCGCGTCGCAGCGCTCTCGGCCCGAGGATCTTTCGCTCATCCAGATGCGCACCGCCACGGGGCAGTTGGTCCCGATGTCCATGGTGGTGACGCAACGGGAGGAGCCGGTGCTGCAGACGATCAGCCACCTCGATCGCGAGCGGGCGATCAGCATCAACGGCAACGTGGGGCCGGGGCGCTCGCAGCAGGAGGCGATGGCCAAGGTGATGGAGCTCGCCAAGGAGCTGCCCATGGGCATTCACGTGGTGGCCACGGGGCAAGCTTCGCAGTTGGAGGAGACGACGAGCGGGCTTTGGTTTGCGCTCGGGATCGGGATCCTCGTGGCGTACATGGTGCTCGCGAGCCAATTCAACTCATTCCTTCACCCCGTCACCGTGCTCACCATTCTTCCGTTGGCGGTGGCCGGTGCGGTGATGGGGCTGGTCGTCTCGGGGAAGTCTCTCAATCTGTTCAGCATGATCGGGCTGCTCCTCTTGATGGGCATCGTCAAAAAGAACGCGATCCTGCTGGTCGAATATGCGAACCACGTGCGCGAGCACGAGCCGCACCTCGGCGCGACCGAGGCCATGAAAAAAGCCGGCCCGCTGCGCCTTCGCCCCATTTTGATGACCACCGTCGCGACGATGATGGCCGCGGTGCCCCCCATCCTCGGGCTCGGTCCGGGCACCGAAACGCGCAGCCCCATGGCGGCGGCCGTCCTCGGCGGGCTCACCGTGTCGACCATTCTGAGCTTGGTCGTCGTCCCCGCGTTCTACGTCGTCACCGACCGCCTGAAGACGCGGCTCGCGGCGCGGCTCTTCACGGCGCGGGCGCCATCGCCGTGA
- a CDS encoding M28 family peptidase — protein sequence MKIATSLLVLMAAAALGCASEIEHAQNETKDSDVVRRAHVTASDAVLDGSILGHLRAFQQIANRHGGVRAAGTAGYDESADYVAGKLTAAGFDVTKQAFPFSFSGTLAEKLAVDGVSVPIRSMKFSVSTPAGGIDSTLFVLTTPGCTIGDYAGQLVAGKIVLVKRGGREGCFLRDQERAAAEAGAAAVVIYNHVPGNFTGTLPEGWGRIPAGGITTADGESLRQKHGAPTHLEIRELIETRTTYNVIAETKTGRKDRVVMAGAHLDSVQRGPGINDNGSGSAVLLEDALRRGGSPAVTNALRFAWWGAEELGLLGAHAYIQSLTAEQRARIAMYLNFDMVASPNAGYFVMDGDDSEHTGRGPGPAGSAEIEAAFLTEFAALGVPTEASDLNDSSDQGEFLEVGIASGGFDTGSRDVKTEAQAAKWGGTAGIAFDPCYHEACDTSDNINRHALVRNARVMERVITKFGNAITSR from the coding sequence ATGAAAATAGCGACGAGCTTACTCGTGCTGATGGCGGCCGCTGCCCTCGGATGTGCGAGCGAGATAGAACACGCCCAAAACGAAACCAAAGATAGCGACGTCGTACGTCGTGCCCATGTCACTGCATCGGACGCCGTGCTCGACGGTTCGATCCTCGGACACCTGAGGGCTTTTCAGCAGATTGCCAATCGCCATGGCGGAGTTCGTGCAGCGGGTACAGCCGGCTACGACGAATCGGCCGACTATGTCGCGGGCAAACTCACGGCGGCGGGCTTCGACGTGACGAAGCAGGCATTCCCATTCAGCTTCTCGGGAACGCTCGCCGAGAAGCTGGCGGTCGATGGCGTTTCGGTGCCCATTCGTTCCATGAAGTTCAGCGTGTCGACGCCCGCGGGAGGCATCGACTCGACCCTGTTCGTGCTGACGACACCCGGTTGCACGATTGGCGACTACGCCGGTCAGCTCGTCGCGGGCAAAATCGTGCTCGTCAAACGAGGAGGACGCGAGGGGTGCTTCTTGCGCGATCAGGAGCGAGCCGCGGCCGAGGCCGGCGCGGCCGCCGTCGTCATCTACAATCACGTCCCGGGCAACTTTACGGGCACGCTCCCCGAGGGGTGGGGCAGGATTCCGGCGGGCGGAATCACCACGGCCGATGGGGAATCCCTGCGGCAAAAGCACGGCGCGCCGACGCATTTGGAGATTCGCGAGCTCATCGAGACGCGGACCACCTACAACGTCATCGCGGAGACCAAGACCGGTCGCAAGGACCGCGTCGTCATGGCCGGCGCGCATTTGGATAGCGTCCAACGCGGTCCGGGCATCAACGACAACGGCTCGGGCTCGGCCGTGCTGCTCGAGGACGCGCTGCGTCGGGGCGGATCGCCCGCCGTCACCAACGCTCTTCGGTTTGCGTGGTGGGGCGCGGAAGAATTGGGATTACTCGGCGCGCATGCGTACATCCAATCGCTGACGGCCGAACAGCGTGCGCGCATCGCGATGTACCTGAACTTCGATATGGTCGCTTCGCCGAACGCGGGCTACTTCGTGATGGATGGCGATGATTCGGAGCACACGGGACGCGGACCCGGCCCGGCAGGATCGGCGGAAATCGAAGCCGCATTCCTGACGGAGTTTGCCGCGCTCGGCGTGCCGACCGAGGCATCCGATCTGAACGATAGCTCCGATCAAGGTGAGTTCCTCGAGGTGGGCATTGCTTCGGGCGGATTCGACACGGGGAGCCGGGACGTCAAGACCGAGGCGCAAGCGGCCAAATGGGGCGGAACGGCGGGAATTGCCTTCGACCCTTGCTACCACGAGGCGTGCGACACCAGCGACAACATCAATCGGCACGCCTTGGTTCGCAACGCGCGGGTGATGGAACGCGTGATCACGAAATTTGGAAATGCGATCACGAGCCGCTAA
- a CDS encoding glycoside hydrolase family 76 protein, which translates to MRFIVSGALAILLSSGAATAAAAPAPLAPICRDGVCDGADAAGAAERAVNPHGWVWYRKITLRVRTDARMAWASIENGAPSDEVWIDRSWDAGSTWEGRLGVIKIPANGRAARTGMYHFDDPAPARTGMLRACGKAGDRPEIACTPWVRSAESPPALHRASVDVLMGAYDGSKGMWGPGEPEQGIWLSANALTALIDYMARTGDRRYYGKIAEIAARHPSGLPRTTIEDYYDDFGWWALAWVRAYDLTGEPSYLDKAENIATLIKNQWDTVCGGGIRWRHSDHIKNAITNALYIKLTASLRRRQRNANWLVEAQRTWNWFRNGTGGQMLAGTSPGLVKDAVYENGSGQCVYFPPIGANTYTYLQGALAGGLAELYGASGDVALLDWAAGVANAATSRLVLGSGVLYYDPEERDEGLKDEANRYPSDGTAFKGVTVRNLRELYDTSVRLGRPTGNWRAFLLRQSESLIQDGRSGWTEFGLHWAGPLRLGRYITFGTQQSAVDAFNAAYGL; encoded by the coding sequence ATGAGATTTATCGTATCTGGCGCCCTCGCCATCCTGCTATCGAGCGGCGCGGCCACTGCCGCAGCCGCCCCCGCGCCACTTGCCCCGATCTGCCGCGATGGAGTCTGCGACGGCGCCGATGCGGCGGGTGCCGCCGAGCGCGCCGTGAATCCGCATGGCTGGGTGTGGTACCGAAAAATCACGCTTCGCGTGCGCACCGATGCGCGCATGGCCTGGGCGAGCATCGAGAACGGCGCCCCGAGCGACGAGGTGTGGATCGATCGAAGCTGGGACGCGGGGAGCACGTGGGAAGGCCGGCTCGGGGTCATCAAGATTCCGGCCAACGGCCGCGCCGCGCGCACCGGTATGTACCACTTCGACGACCCGGCGCCGGCCCGCACGGGAATGCTTCGCGCGTGCGGCAAGGCGGGCGATCGCCCCGAGATCGCCTGCACCCCGTGGGTGCGCTCGGCCGAATCGCCGCCCGCGCTGCACCGCGCCTCGGTCGATGTGCTGATGGGAGCCTACGACGGCTCCAAGGGGATGTGGGGCCCGGGGGAGCCGGAACAGGGCATTTGGCTCTCCGCGAACGCGCTGACGGCGCTCATCGACTACATGGCTCGCACCGGTGACCGGCGCTACTACGGGAAGATCGCCGAGATCGCCGCGCGACACCCCAGCGGGCTCCCGCGAACGACGATCGAAGACTACTACGACGATTTCGGCTGGTGGGCCCTCGCGTGGGTTCGCGCATACGATCTCACCGGCGAGCCTTCCTACCTCGACAAGGCCGAAAATATCGCGACCTTGATTAAGAATCAGTGGGACACGGTCTGCGGCGGGGGCATCCGCTGGAGACACTCCGACCATATCAAAAATGCCATCACCAATGCGCTCTACATCAAGCTCACGGCGAGCTTGCGCCGGCGCCAGCGCAACGCCAACTGGCTCGTCGAGGCGCAGCGAACGTGGAACTGGTTCCGCAATGGCACCGGGGGCCAAATGCTCGCCGGCACCTCGCCGGGGTTGGTGAAGGACGCCGTCTACGAGAACGGGAGCGGCCAATGCGTGTATTTTCCACCCATCGGCGCCAACACGTACACGTACCTGCAGGGAGCCCTCGCCGGCGGCCTCGCGGAATTGTACGGCGCCAGTGGGGATGTCGCGCTGCTCGATTGGGCGGCGGGCGTCGCGAACGCGGCCACGTCGCGCCTGGTGCTGGGCAGCGGGGTCCTTTACTACGACCCCGAGGAGCGCGACGAGGGGCTCAAGGACGAAGCGAACCGCTACCCCTCCGATGGAACGGCCTTCAAGGGCGTCACCGTTCGCAACCTGCGCGAGCTCTACGACACGAGCGTTCGCCTCGGGCGGCCCACCGGAAATTGGCGCGCGTTCCTTCTCCGGCAAAGCGAATCGTTGATCCAAGATGGACGCTCCGGCTGGACCGAGTTCGGGCTGCATTGGGCGGGACCGCTCCGGCTCGGCCGCTACATCACCTTCGGAACCCAGCAGAGCGCCGTGGATGCCTTCAATGCCGCATATGGGTTATGA
- a CDS encoding TolC family protein produces MIWQRGLLALLLLWPTAAAAEVPLRLEDAVRLALQSNERAQKAPLRVEVAEGQLDRARDAFFPTLTAQGTSVYRPDATGRNPTNSGTVTLTQPLLNPSAFPQYAQQKHNREAEKWGAAQDKRQLAFDTAKAFIQALTTENVLTSARRKLESARINLETSQARADAGLASTNDVTKAQLQVSTSEGQVANAQGNVRRAYIQLSFLVGQKVEGPLVPPDNTTKAAEHFEQARANQVKTALNRREHAVAAAQDRRPDVQSIHERNQALESSAKEPLYRLIPSLSASGQLRFVPDPLPSEKGVDEQVALNLSWQIFDAGFRYADRRQRLAQLEGARLDEKLLRRSVQNDIELALSALQAARENFNAASAAATAAQKNSEETAILYKQGLARAIEVNDANDKQFETEVTRESAKLAMEQAYLDLRNALGFGPLDADRGMEP; encoded by the coding sequence GTGATCTGGCAACGTGGTTTGTTGGCGCTCTTGCTGCTCTGGCCTACGGCGGCCGCGGCCGAAGTCCCCCTCCGGCTCGAGGATGCCGTGCGCCTCGCCCTTCAAAGCAACGAGCGCGCGCAGAAGGCACCGCTCCGCGTCGAGGTGGCCGAGGGACAGCTCGACCGCGCGCGGGATGCGTTTTTTCCCACCCTGACCGCGCAAGGGACGAGCGTGTACCGACCGGACGCGACGGGGCGCAATCCCACCAACAGCGGTACGGTGACATTGACGCAGCCGCTGCTCAATCCAAGTGCGTTTCCACAGTACGCGCAGCAAAAGCACAATCGTGAAGCGGAGAAGTGGGGGGCGGCGCAGGACAAACGGCAGCTGGCCTTCGACACCGCGAAGGCGTTCATTCAGGCGCTCACCACCGAGAATGTCCTCACCTCCGCGCGGCGCAAGCTCGAGAGCGCGCGCATCAACCTCGAAACGTCGCAGGCGCGCGCCGACGCGGGCCTGGCGAGCACCAATGACGTGACCAAAGCGCAACTTCAAGTCTCCACGTCGGAGGGTCAAGTTGCCAATGCGCAAGGCAATGTTCGGCGGGCCTACATTCAGCTTTCGTTTCTCGTGGGGCAAAAGGTCGAGGGGCCGCTGGTTCCGCCCGACAACACCACCAAGGCCGCCGAGCACTTCGAGCAAGCGCGCGCCAACCAAGTAAAAACCGCGCTCAACCGACGCGAGCACGCGGTGGCGGCGGCGCAGGATCGAAGGCCGGACGTGCAGTCGATCCACGAGCGAAACCAGGCGCTGGAGTCCTCGGCCAAGGAGCCGCTCTACCGGCTCATTCCCTCGCTCAGCGCGTCGGGGCAGCTTCGGTTCGTGCCCGATCCGCTCCCGAGCGAGAAGGGCGTGGACGAGCAGGTGGCGCTCAATCTGTCTTGGCAAATCTTCGACGCGGGCTTCCGCTATGCCGATCGAAGGCAGCGTCTGGCGCAGCTGGAGGGCGCGCGCCTCGATGAGAAGCTCTTGCGAAGGTCGGTGCAGAACGACATCGAGCTCGCGCTGAGCGCGCTCCAGGCGGCGCGGGAGAACTTCAACGCGGCCTCGGCTGCGGCCACGGCGGCGCAGAAAAACTCGGAGGAGACGGCCATTCTCTACAAGCAAGGTTTGGCGCGGGCCATCGAGGTCAACGACGCCAACGACAAGCAGTTCGAGACCGAAGTGACCCGCGAATCGGCCAAGCTCGCGATGGAGCAGGCTTACCTGGATCTCCGCAACGCCCTCGGCTTCGGGCCGCTCGACGCGGATCGAGGGATGGAACCATGA
- a CDS encoding PDDEXK nuclease domain-containing protein has product MPRGTKQLTLVGYDVMLADVARVIEDARRAAVRSVNALMTATYWFVGWRIVELEQRGKARADYGEALLERLSADLTEHFGRGFSVRNLRQMRAFYTAWPNRQTLSADSETARPTKLVPRIRQTLSAESGPSSVSFSLPWSHYTRLLQVQNPLARKFYEAEALRGGWSVRQLDRQIGSKFYERTALSRKKAAMMRKGQIAKPEDIVSPEEAIKDPYVLEFLDLKDEYSETEAEEALIRHLETFLLELGGDFSFVGRQRRLRVGDTWYRVDLLFFHRRLRCLVIIDLKLGKFTHADAGQMHLYLNYAREHWTLRGENPPVGLILCAEKDHAMAKYALDGLTNKILAAEYKTALPKEQRLVEEIEKTRRQLEARGARPRRR; this is encoded by the coding sequence ATGCCCCGCGGGACGAAGCAGCTTACCTTGGTCGGCTACGATGTGATGCTGGCCGATGTTGCGCGCGTCATCGAGGATGCGCGGCGTGCCGCCGTTCGATCGGTCAACGCCCTCATGACGGCAACCTATTGGTTCGTCGGTTGGCGGATCGTCGAGCTCGAGCAGAGGGGAAAGGCCCGCGCGGACTACGGCGAAGCGCTATTGGAGCGTCTATCGGCGGACCTGACGGAACACTTCGGGCGTGGTTTCTCCGTGCGCAACCTGCGCCAGATGCGTGCATTTTACACCGCGTGGCCGAATCGGCAGACACTGTCTGCCGATTCCGAAACGGCTAGGCCGACCAAGTTGGTTCCCAGAATTCGGCAGACGCTGTCTGCCGAATCTGGACCATCGTCGGTGTCGTTCTCGCTGCCCTGGTCCCACTACACGCGGCTCCTCCAAGTACAAAACCCACTCGCGAGGAAGTTCTACGAGGCCGAAGCGCTCCGCGGCGGTTGGTCGGTCCGCCAGCTCGATCGGCAAATCGGGTCCAAGTTCTATGAGCGAACGGCGCTCTCGCGCAAAAAGGCCGCAATGATGCGGAAAGGCCAGATCGCGAAGCCTGAGGATATCGTTTCGCCGGAAGAGGCAATCAAGGATCCGTACGTGCTCGAGTTCCTCGACCTGAAGGACGAGTACTCGGAGACCGAGGCGGAGGAAGCCCTGATCCGGCACCTCGAGACGTTCCTCCTGGAGCTCGGCGGCGATTTCTCGTTCGTGGGACGTCAGCGCCGACTTCGCGTCGGCGACACCTGGTACAGAGTGGATCTGCTCTTCTTCCACCGCCGCCTTCGCTGCCTCGTCATCATCGACCTCAAGCTCGGCAAGTTCACCCACGCAGACGCAGGCCAGATGCATCTGTATCTGAACTACGCTCGTGAGCACTGGACCTTGCGGGGCGAGAACCCGCCCGTGGGGCTGATCCTCTGCGCCGAAAAGGACCACGCCATGGCGAAGTACGCCCTCGACGGCCTGACGAACAAAATTCTGGCCGCCGAATACAAAACGGCACTTCCGAAGGAGCAAAGGCTCGTCGAGGAGATCGAGAAGACGCGCCGCCAGCTCGAGGCACGAGGCGCGCGCCCGAGGCGGCGATGA
- a CDS encoding LysR family transcriptional regulator, with amino-acid sequence MSQSLEIDLLRSFVAIAETGVLGQAAARIGRTQSALSMQMQRLEAVVEQPLLHRTGRGVTLTAAGERLLVRARELLRKHDETLAELRGEQLSGVLRFSCPDDYAVVFLPYLLRGFASLHPRVQLEVMCAPTPRLRELLTRHAIDLALVSVPGDASGAGIIRHEALVWVAQRGGAAASLDPLPLALGAPDALDHQLPRRALEAAGRAYRLAYASSSLSGLIGMARSGQAVIVLTRTAVPDDLEILSSSHGLPDLPNVGVTLAFDRDEPTALTSAFAAHVRKFLPAARPSR; translated from the coding sequence GTGAGCCAATCCCTGGAAATCGACCTGCTCCGCAGCTTCGTAGCCATCGCCGAAACCGGCGTGTTGGGCCAAGCCGCCGCGCGCATCGGGCGCACGCAGTCGGCCCTGAGCATGCAGATGCAGCGCCTCGAGGCCGTCGTCGAGCAGCCGCTGCTCCACCGAACCGGGCGAGGCGTGACCCTCACGGCCGCCGGCGAGCGGCTCCTCGTGCGGGCGCGTGAGCTCCTGCGCAAGCACGATGAAACCTTGGCCGAGCTGCGCGGAGAGCAACTGTCCGGCGTGCTGCGTTTCAGCTGCCCCGACGACTACGCCGTGGTGTTTCTTCCTTATTTGCTGCGTGGCTTCGCCAGCCTGCACCCTCGGGTGCAATTGGAGGTCATGTGCGCGCCGACCCCGCGGCTTCGCGAGCTTCTCACGCGGCATGCGATCGATCTGGCGCTCGTGTCGGTGCCGGGCGATGCGTCCGGCGCCGGCATCATTCGGCACGAGGCGCTCGTCTGGGTCGCCCAGCGCGGCGGCGCCGCCGCGTCGTTGGATCCCCTGCCGTTGGCGCTGGGCGCGCCGGATGCTTTGGACCACCAGCTGCCGAGGCGAGCGCTCGAGGCCGCGGGCCGCGCGTACCGGCTCGCCTATGCGAGCAGCAGCCTCTCGGGCTTGATTGGAATGGCGCGATCGGGGCAGGCGGTCATCGTCTTGACGCGAACCGCCGTTCCCGATGATTTGGAGATCCTCTCCTCGAGCCATGGGCTCCCCGACTTGCCAAATGTCGGGGTGACGCTCGCGTTCGATCGCGACGAGCCCACGGCCTTGACGTCCGCGTTCGCAGCGCACGTTCGGAAGTTCCTTCCCGCAGCTCGACCGAGCCGATGA
- a CDS encoding efflux RND transporter periplasmic adaptor subunit, translating into MSARSLVHVALVFLLACAACKKEEPAAVKSASGGPPRGARGAAAFAVDVMPVESKKVDYIVQAPGTLEAFERVEVTARVAGTVDKVAFTDGQNVKKGDTLVIIDSERYQLAVNSAKAALEKVQASQRDIEAMVARRQGASDAHPGLIPGEELETYKTKTLTAKADTAVATEALKVAQLNLRDAYVRAPIEGTIQTRTVETGQYVNTGYLMATLLRADPLLLRFSVEPEHAPRLKSGMVVNFTIRETQNEYKAKISLVAGAADPTTHTVAVTAQVDADSKRYWLRPGSFCDVTIDVGARRDAPVIPRAATRATDHGYVVYVIEGNAAVEKVVTLGMNTKDGWVEIRNGLAAGELLVVRGVESMSNGARVTANKVDSLDASAKEVPLDLDAGARAGGGKRRAAGDASP; encoded by the coding sequence ATGAGCGCGCGGTCTCTCGTCCATGTGGCGTTGGTGTTCCTTCTCGCTTGTGCGGCGTGCAAGAAAGAGGAGCCCGCCGCGGTGAAGTCCGCCAGTGGAGGGCCCCCGCGTGGGGCGCGCGGCGCGGCGGCGTTCGCGGTGGACGTGATGCCCGTGGAGTCGAAGAAGGTCGACTACATCGTGCAGGCGCCCGGCACCTTGGAGGCCTTCGAGCGGGTCGAGGTGACCGCGCGCGTGGCCGGCACCGTCGACAAGGTGGCCTTCACCGATGGGCAGAACGTCAAGAAGGGCGACACCCTCGTGATCATCGACTCCGAGCGCTACCAGCTCGCGGTGAACAGCGCCAAGGCGGCCTTGGAGAAGGTGCAAGCGTCGCAGCGGGACATCGAGGCCATGGTCGCCCGCCGCCAAGGCGCGAGCGACGCGCACCCGGGGCTCATCCCCGGCGAGGAGCTGGAGACGTACAAAACGAAGACCTTGACCGCCAAGGCCGACACGGCCGTGGCGACGGAGGCGCTCAAGGTCGCGCAGCTCAATTTGCGCGATGCTTATGTGCGCGCGCCCATCGAAGGCACCATCCAAACGCGAACCGTGGAGACGGGCCAGTACGTCAACACCGGCTACCTGATGGCGACCTTGCTTCGTGCCGATCCCTTGCTCTTGCGCTTCTCGGTCGAGCCGGAGCACGCGCCGCGGCTCAAGTCCGGCATGGTGGTCAACTTCACCATCCGCGAGACGCAGAACGAGTACAAGGCGAAGATCTCGCTGGTGGCCGGCGCCGCCGATCCCACCACGCACACGGTGGCGGTCACGGCGCAGGTCGACGCGGACAGCAAGCGCTATTGGCTTCGCCCGGGCTCCTTCTGCGACGTGACCATCGACGTGGGGGCCCGCCGCGATGCCCCCGTGATCCCGCGCGCCGCCACGCGGGCGACCGATCATGGCTACGTGGTGTACGTCATCGAGGGCAACGCGGCGGTCGAGAAGGTGGTGACCCTCGGCATGAACACCAAGGACGGGTGGGTGGAGATCCGCAATGGCCTCGCGGCGGGCGAGCTCTTGGTGGTGCGCGGCGTCGAGTCCATGTCGAACGGGGCGCGCGTGACGGCGAACAAGGTGGACTCGCTCGATGCCTCGGCCAAGGAGGTCCCGCTCGATCTCGACGCCGGGGCGCGCGCGGGAGGCGGAAAAAGGCGGGCGGCGGGGGACGCATCGCCGTGA